The Haloplanus salinarum genome includes a region encoding these proteins:
- a CDS encoding sulfatase, with the protein MSASPPNVLLLSLDSLRADHLPTAGYARDTAPALTEFADRSDVTVFENAFATTAWTLPSHTSLFTGLPTIRHGLYDKGLRIDPEHTLAAHLSNAGYDTVAFLNNGWLTNGGVTDAFDEVIEIFNQDISSGFVERNLNRLEMLFSMQDSGADDSIRRFRKRLDGPSGSRDESPFFAFFHLMEPHYLYNPRRPYHKQYVGQSVMRLLIKQREIYTQRGKYFAGETSISPKQMRGFVDLYDSEIRYLDDRISTLFDDLRRADEFDNSLIVVVGDHGELFGEHDLIGHHFSLADELLHVPLFVKWPHGTNPLAATRSNASVSLSNVFKTVLDVAGVEPSTDFDRVSLQEQHANDNRRIFAHYRAPESMLESFRDQVARPFSYDDEYDTELSLVRDGTDTLVVAGDDVRLYDLSTDAGETNDLSDDRPERVAELRTVLDEHLSQEPLATQSTDGFSEGVQQQLEDLGYI; encoded by the coding sequence ATGTCGGCGTCACCGCCAAACGTACTCCTCCTCTCACTCGACAGTCTCCGTGCCGATCACCTCCCGACCGCCGGATACGCCCGCGATACCGCTCCAGCGCTCACCGAATTCGCCGACCGCTCGGACGTGACCGTCTTCGAGAACGCGTTCGCGACGACGGCGTGGACGCTCCCCTCACACACGTCACTCTTTACCGGACTCCCGACGATCCGACACGGGCTCTACGACAAAGGACTCCGTATCGACCCGGAACACACGCTCGCAGCTCACCTCTCGAATGCGGGCTACGACACGGTTGCCTTCTTGAACAACGGCTGGTTGACGAACGGCGGCGTCACCGACGCGTTCGACGAGGTCATCGAGATATTCAACCAAGATATCTCGTCCGGATTCGTCGAACGGAATCTCAACCGACTGGAGATGCTGTTCTCCATGCAGGATAGCGGTGCTGACGACTCGATTCGGCGTTTTCGGAAGCGGCTCGACGGCCCGTCCGGTTCCCGCGACGAATCGCCGTTTTTCGCGTTCTTTCACCTGATGGAACCACACTACCTGTACAATCCGAGGCGGCCGTATCACAAACAGTACGTCGGCCAGTCGGTCATGCGGTTGCTGATCAAACAGCGCGAGATATACACGCAACGTGGCAAGTACTTCGCCGGGGAAACGTCGATCTCACCGAAACAGATGCGCGGATTCGTCGATCTCTACGACTCCGAAATCCGGTATCTGGACGACAGAATCTCCACTCTGTTCGACGATCTCCGACGCGCCGACGAGTTCGACAACTCGCTCATCGTCGTCGTGGGCGACCACGGCGAACTGTTCGGTGAGCACGACCTCATCGGCCACCACTTCTCCCTCGCAGACGAGCTGCTTCACGTCCCGCTGTTCGTGAAGTGGCCTCACGGCACGAATCCGCTCGCCGCGACCCGATCGAACGCCTCCGTCAGTCTCTCGAACGTGTTCAAGACGGTCCTTGACGTTGCTGGGGTCGAGCCGTCGACTGACTTCGACCGAGTATCCTTGCAGGAGCAACACGCGAACGACAACCGGCGGATCTTTGCCCACTACCGAGCTCCCGAATCCATGCTGGAATCGTTCCGTGACCAGGTCGCACGTCCCTTCTCGTACGACGACGAGTACGATACCGAACTATCGCTCGTTCGTGACGGCACGGACACATTGGTCGTCGCCGGCGACGACGTTCGACTGTACGACCTCTCGACGGATGCGGGCGAAACGAATGATCTGAGCGACGACCGACCCGAGAGAGTTGCCGAGTTGCGAACCGTGCTTGACGAGCATCTGTCCCAAGAACCCCTCGCGACCCAGTCGACGGACGGTTTCAGTGAAGGAGTTCAACAGCAACTCGAAGACCTTGGATACATCTAA
- a CDS encoding flippase — protein sequence MSDHGFRGILASASVVGAGMLFSKAITLFAEIAVARELATAEFGAAIFAYTILLTIGGIALIGIPEGFTYYLSILDERGDTESAFRIVVSGVVILAVVLGTSVFTIYAIPFALVEPFGVSRAQWGWLELLAPLAIAYPVSQLSFGIMRGYDRSLPKVLSDDVLNKLIAFGALGVAIWQNAGMLIFLSFYLGQYLLSSLFAGGYAIYLLKTKLTRVTALDRFGEDARRLFSYSWPLAFKNATRRLLGNTDIVLVGALLASSAVGYYRVGYVISQLGMIALVSITYLFTPRMARRYDNDDREGMEYLYRRATKWSTLLAFPLLLTMIYYPTELIELFFGAEYAPGSVVLIILAVDVLFRTGMGTAAAVLRAIDRTRVDFVVTAVTTIANVGLSYVLIRELGVVGAAVGTFLSILFMNTVQIFLVYSFVSIHPFSKRYITGTVSLGVVSVLIFLLIDSTIGDMTIGRINLSVTMVLFAAVFVTAEILLAWFGGLLIRSEKDAIHEAVRGLSSRIP from the coding sequence ATGTCTGATCATGGTTTCCGCGGCATCCTCGCCAGCGCCTCCGTCGTCGGGGCGGGAATGCTCTTCTCGAAGGCGATCACCCTCTTCGCGGAGATCGCGGTCGCCCGCGAACTGGCCACCGCGGAGTTCGGTGCCGCGATTTTCGCGTACACTATCTTGCTCACGATCGGAGGCATCGCGCTCATCGGCATCCCGGAGGGCTTCACCTACTACCTCTCCATTCTGGACGAACGCGGCGACACCGAGTCCGCGTTTCGGATCGTCGTGTCGGGGGTCGTCATCCTTGCCGTCGTCCTCGGTACTAGCGTCTTCACGATATACGCCATCCCGTTCGCGCTCGTCGAACCGTTCGGCGTCTCACGCGCTCAGTGGGGGTGGCTCGAGTTACTGGCGCCGCTCGCTATCGCCTATCCCGTCTCACAACTCTCGTTCGGAATCATGCGCGGCTACGACCGCTCCCTGCCGAAAGTGCTCTCCGACGACGTACTGAACAAACTCATCGCGTTCGGCGCGCTCGGCGTCGCTATCTGGCAGAACGCCGGGATGCTGATCTTTCTGTCGTTCTATCTCGGACAATATCTTTTGAGTAGTCTATTCGCCGGCGGCTACGCGATCTACCTCCTCAAAACGAAGCTCACGCGAGTCACCGCCCTCGACCGATTCGGCGAGGACGCTCGTCGACTCTTCTCGTACTCGTGGCCGCTTGCGTTCAAGAACGCGACGCGTCGGCTGCTCGGTAATACCGATATCGTGCTCGTCGGCGCCTTGCTCGCGTCCTCTGCCGTCGGCTACTACCGAGTCGGATACGTCATCTCTCAACTCGGGATGATCGCGTTGGTTTCGATCACGTATCTGTTTACGCCGCGTATGGCTCGTCGGTACGATAACGACGATCGGGAGGGGATGGAGTATCTGTACCGTCGAGCGACGAAATGGAGTACGCTTCTCGCCTTTCCCCTTCTTCTCACGATGATATACTATCCAACTGAACTCATCGAACTGTTCTTCGGGGCGGAATACGCCCCCGGTTCCGTCGTTCTGATCATCCTCGCCGTTGATGTTCTCTTTCGGACCGGAATGGGAACGGCAGCAGCGGTTCTCCGGGCAATCGACCGTACGCGCGTCGATTTCGTCGTAACCGCGGTAACGACGATCGCGAACGTGGGGTTGAGCTACGTGCTCATTCGAGAATTGGGCGTCGTCGGCGCTGCCGTCGGTACGTTCTTGAGCATACTCTTCATGAATACCGTCCAGATTTTCTTGGTTTACTCGTTCGTTTCCATTCACCCGTTTTCGAAACGGTACATCACAGGGACGGTGAGTTTGGGTGTCGTGAGCGTCCTGATTTTCCTCTTGATCGATTCTACCATCGGCGATATGACGATCGGACGAATCAACCTCTCCGTCACGATGGTGCTCTTTGCAGCCGTATTCGTTACTGCCGAGATTCTACTCGCTTGGTTCGGCGGGCTACTCATACGGAGCGAAAAGGACGCAATACACGAAGCCGTACGCGGACTGTCGTCTCGTATTCCCTGA
- a CDS encoding DUF4330 domain-containing protein, with the protein MNLIDDNGNLFGLVNLVDALVVLVALAVVVAGVAFVLSSGSDDTASATATRYATLDLGTQPAYVATLITEGDTIRPDDAENLTITDVYATAADDGRHLYARVRINGTLDGEDTVTYGGDPLRVGRDLDLTTPDYAAGGTITAVDAATPDLPVGETDVLLRTTVSAANVDAIRRGDEYRIDGRTVGTVRSVEAYRTGEPGRVTAHVGVTYRTYRASDGQRFAGAPVREGVSLPLETDAYAFEGEVVRVGATEPRGERATRTVRLEIENADPDLADGLRSGLAERVRDETVAELTSVAVEPATMVLTSQDGDVYRRDHPVEEDVTLTADLRVRETNAGLRFKGETLRQGRTIALDFGTVTVEATVVEVR; encoded by the coding sequence GTGAACCTAATCGACGACAACGGCAACCTCTTCGGCCTTGTCAACCTCGTCGACGCCCTCGTCGTCCTCGTCGCCCTCGCCGTCGTCGTCGCGGGCGTCGCGTTCGTCCTCTCGTCCGGTTCCGACGACACCGCCTCCGCCACCGCCACCCGTTACGCCACCCTCGACCTCGGCACCCAGCCGGCCTACGTCGCCACCCTGATCACCGAAGGCGACACGATCCGGCCCGACGACGCGGAGAACCTCACCATCACCGACGTCTACGCCACGGCGGCGGACGACGGTCGTCACCTCTACGCCCGCGTCCGAATCAACGGCACGCTCGATGGCGAGGACACCGTCACCTACGGCGGCGACCCCCTCCGCGTCGGTCGCGATCTGGATCTCACGACCCCCGACTACGCCGCCGGCGGCACCATCACCGCCGTCGACGCAGCGACCCCTGACCTCCCCGTCGGCGAGACGGACGTCCTCCTGCGGACGACGGTCTCGGCCGCCAACGTCGACGCGATCCGACGCGGCGACGAGTACCGGATCGACGGTCGGACGGTCGGGACGGTGCGGTCGGTCGAGGCCTATCGAACCGGCGAACCGGGGCGGGTGACCGCCCACGTCGGCGTCACGTACCGCACCTACCGCGCGAGCGACGGGCAGCGGTTCGCCGGTGCGCCCGTCCGGGAGGGGGTGAGCCTCCCGCTGGAGACGGACGCCTACGCCTTCGAGGGCGAGGTGGTCCGCGTGGGCGCCACGGAGCCACGCGGCGAGCGAGCGACCCGCACCGTCCGACTGGAGATCGAAAACGCCGACCCCGATCTGGCCGACGGGCTCCGGAGCGGATTGGCCGAGCGCGTCCGCGACGAGACGGTCGCCGAACTCACGAGCGTCGCCGTCGAGCCGGCGACGATGGTACTCACGAGTCAAGACGGGGACGTCTACCGCCGGGATCACCCCGTCGAGGAGGACGTGACGCTGACCGCCGATCTGCGGGTGCGCGAGACGAACGCCGGGCTCCGGTTCAAGGGCGAGACGCTCCGACAGGGCCGAACGATCGCCCTCGACTTCGGGACCGTGACCGTCGAGGCGACGGTCGTGGAGGTGCGATAA